A DNA window from Capnocytophaga sp. ARDL2 contains the following coding sequences:
- the mraY gene encoding phospho-N-acetylmuramoyl-pentapeptide-transferase, with translation MLYYLFNFLGREYDLIGARLFQYLTFRSGVAFILALLLSTIFGKRIINYLRKLQIGETIRDLGLQGQNEKAGTPTMGGIIIILATLIPVLLMSKVDNIYIIILLITTVWMGTIGFLDDYIKVFKKDKEGLKGRFKVIGQVGLGLIVGAMFYFHPDITIKETPNALIDGTISRFDVKSTATTIPFFKNNEFDYGFFLSWIGEGYQDYVWVIFIPAVVFIITAVSNGANLTDGIDGLAAGSSAIIVLTLGIFAFVSGNFIFSNYLDIMFIPNAGEMTVFISAFAGALIGFLWYNTFPAQVFMGDTGSLTIGAIIAVLAIAVRKELILPVLCGIFVMENLSVIIQTSYFKYTRKKYGEGRRIFLMAPLHHHYQKKGYQESKIVTRFWIVGILLAIFCVISLKLR, from the coding sequence ATGTTATATTATTTATTTAATTTTTTAGGAAGAGAATACGATTTGATTGGAGCAAGATTGTTTCAGTATCTTACTTTCCGTTCGGGTGTAGCGTTTATTTTAGCCTTGTTGTTATCAACGATTTTCGGAAAACGTATCATCAATTATTTAAGGAAATTGCAAATAGGCGAGACCATTCGCGATTTGGGATTGCAAGGACAAAACGAAAAAGCAGGTACGCCAACAATGGGAGGAATTATCATTATTTTGGCAACATTGATTCCTGTGTTACTGATGTCAAAAGTTGATAATATTTACATCATCATATTACTGATTACCACCGTTTGGATGGGAACAATTGGATTTTTGGACGATTATATCAAAGTGTTCAAAAAAGACAAAGAAGGATTGAAAGGTAGGTTTAAGGTTATTGGTCAAGTGGGATTGGGGTTGATAGTAGGAGCGATGTTTTATTTTCACCCAGATATTACGATTAAAGAAACACCAAATGCCTTGATAGACGGAACAATTAGCCGATTTGATGTGAAATCTACAGCGACGACCATTCCATTTTTCAAAAACAACGAATTTGATTATGGATTTTTCCTTTCGTGGATAGGCGAAGGATACCAAGATTATGTTTGGGTGATTTTTATTCCAGCGGTTGTTTTTATTATTACGGCGGTTTCCAATGGAGCCAATTTGACCGATGGAATTGACGGATTGGCGGCAGGAAGTAGTGCAATCATTGTTTTGACTTTGGGGATTTTTGCCTTTGTATCGGGAAATTTTATTTTCTCAAACTACTTAGACATTATGTTTATTCCCAATGCAGGAGAAATGACGGTGTTTATATCCGCCTTTGCTGGAGCTTTGATAGGCTTTTTGTGGTACAATACTTTCCCAGCTCAGGTGTTTATGGGCGATACAGGAAGTTTGACTATCGGAGCTATCATTGCAGTTTTGGCAATTGCGGTTCGCAAAGAGTTGATTTTGCCAGTACTTTGCGGAATTTTTGTTATGGAAAATTTATCAGTAATTATACAAACTTCCTATTTCAAATATACGAGGAAAAAATATGGTGAGGGGCGACGCATCTTTTTGATGGCTCCATTGCATCATCATTATCAGAAAAAAGGATATCAGGAAAGTAAAATTGTTACTCGTTTTTGGATTGTAGGAATTTTATTGGCAATTTTTTGTGTGATTTCATTGAAATTGAGATAA
- a CDS encoding FtsW/RodA/SpoVE family cell cycle protein produces MNISRIFRGDIKLWVGIFVLMILSLFLSYSTASHHIYTINNPGSTESILFKHFVHLLFGLAIIWGVHRMKSKWMWYVAPVSWIVSLFLILVARMQNIVIGGADASRWVKVPVIGVSFQPSSLGILSLILYAAWYVSWSQNKPNLSKKVKYSVIGIPLFVVAGLVGNDNLSTALMMILICMIVLLVGGFPRKDFIKIAGVGLIFGILGFGLIKAFPDIAPSRFKTWVSRIDRFGSSSPDKDTYQVDNAKIAIAQGEWFGLGPGKSTFKNLLPQASSDFVYAIIVEEYGVVTGIILLLTYIGVFVRICIIATRTDKIFSKMMVFGIGFFTIVQTFINSGVAVELLPTTGQPLPLVSAGGSFIWITCISLGLVLSVSRENHELKAKKIKKEKKSTNKKVEETNYHNVPEDNPMSAVVN; encoded by the coding sequence ATGAATATATCAAGAATATTTAGAGGAGATATAAAGCTATGGGTAGGCATCTTTGTTTTGATGATACTCTCATTGTTTTTGAGTTATAGTACAGCTTCTCATCATATATATACCATCAACAATCCTGGTTCTACCGAATCGATTTTGTTCAAACATTTTGTGCATTTGCTCTTTGGTTTGGCAATCATTTGGGGAGTGCATCGCATGAAGTCGAAATGGATGTGGTATGTAGCACCTGTGAGTTGGATTGTATCTTTGTTTTTGATTTTAGTTGCACGCATGCAAAATATAGTGATAGGTGGAGCAGATGCTAGTAGATGGGTCAAAGTACCTGTGATTGGAGTATCTTTTCAACCCTCATCATTGGGGATTTTGTCACTGATATTATATGCAGCTTGGTATGTGAGTTGGAGTCAAAACAAACCCAATTTGTCAAAGAAAGTAAAATATTCTGTCATAGGAATTCCTCTGTTTGTAGTAGCTGGATTGGTAGGAAATGACAACTTATCCACAGCTTTGATGATGATTTTGATTTGCATGATTGTATTGTTGGTAGGAGGATTTCCAAGAAAAGATTTTATCAAAATTGCAGGAGTAGGATTGATTTTTGGGATTTTAGGTTTTGGATTAATCAAAGCTTTTCCCGACATAGCTCCTTCTCGATTTAAAACCTGGGTTTCTCGTATCGATCGATTTGGTTCGAGTTCGCCAGACAAAGATACTTATCAGGTGGACAATGCGAAAATTGCCATCGCACAAGGAGAGTGGTTTGGATTAGGACCTGGAAAGAGTACTTTTAAAAATTTATTGCCTCAAGCCTCATCCGATTTTGTTTATGCCATTATTGTAGAAGAATATGGGGTCGTAACAGGAATCATCCTTTTGCTCACATATATTGGAGTTTTTGTGCGAATATGCATTATAGCCACGCGGACAGACAAAATTTTTAGTAAGATGATGGTTTTTGGAATTGGATTTTTTACCATAGTACAAACCTTTATCAATTCGGGAGTTGCAGTAGAATTGTTACCTACAACAGGGCAACCGTTGCCGTTGGTTAGTGCAGGAGGTTCTTTTATTTGGATTACTTGTATTTCTTTGGGATTGGTTTTGTCGGTTTCGAGAGAAAATCATGAATTGAAAGCGAAAAAAATCAAAAAAGAAAAGAAATCAACAAATAAAAAAGTTGAAGAGACCAATTATCACAATGTACCAGAGGACAATCCTATGTCAGCGGTGGTGAATTAA
- a CDS encoding MmcQ/YjbR family DNA-binding protein yields the protein MNIEQLRDFCLSFPEAGEKMPFDDDILVFTVCDKIFCLVSTKNYEFMNLKCNPEKAIELRERYSEVSPGYHMNKKHWNSVRVEGNLSEEMLKEWISDSYWLVVNTLPKKRKELLKSNG from the coding sequence ATGAACATAGAACAGTTACGAGATTTTTGTTTGTCATTTCCAGAGGCAGGAGAAAAGATGCCTTTTGATGATGATATATTGGTTTTTACCGTATGCGATAAAATATTTTGTTTGGTAAGCACCAAAAATTATGAATTTATGAATCTGAAATGCAATCCCGAAAAGGCAATCGAACTCAGAGAGCGATACAGCGAGGTTTCTCCTGGGTATCACATGAACAAAAAACATTGGAACAGCGTACGCGTAGAAGGGAATTTGTCGGAGGAAATGTTAAAAGAGTGGATTTCAGATTCCTATTGGTTGGTGGTAAATACGCTGCCAAAGAAACGAAAAGAATTGTTGAAAAGTAATGGATAA
- a CDS encoding cell division protein FtsQ/DivIB produces the protein MKHLYRWIYVWIFLAIIALFGIYFFAQHRFETKKINKIQVKFTSEKNHFISENMVDNLLKQNLPRGSNVKIEDVNLATLEQVLRTHEMIEDAQVYLSPKGVLCAEVKQKTAIARVVTPITSYYIDDKGNRMSLSQEFSAHLPIVFGNVNTNIKDSLCVLLEKARQDEFLKNTLTEIHILADNSVQLGVRDYDYSIEFGKLKEIDKKIQNYKAFVHHAQQDSLIQTYKNVNLRFTEQVICAKHTKDE, from the coding sequence ATGAAGCATTTATACCGATGGATTTATGTATGGATTTTTCTTGCCATCATAGCCTTATTTGGGATATACTTTTTTGCTCAACATAGATTTGAAACCAAAAAGATTAATAAAATTCAGGTAAAATTTACCTCGGAAAAGAATCATTTTATCAGCGAAAATATGGTTGATAACTTGTTGAAACAAAATTTGCCGAGAGGGTCAAATGTTAAAATAGAAGATGTAAATTTGGCTACTTTAGAGCAAGTACTGCGAACGCATGAAATGATAGAAGATGCACAGGTGTATTTATCTCCAAAAGGTGTGTTATGTGCCGAGGTAAAACAGAAGACAGCCATCGCGAGGGTAGTAACCCCTATCACTTCGTACTATATTGATGATAAGGGAAATAGAATGTCTTTGTCGCAAGAGTTCAGTGCACATTTGCCCATAGTTTTTGGCAATGTAAACACAAACATCAAAGACTCGCTTTGTGTACTTTTGGAGAAAGCGAGACAAGATGAATTTTTGAAAAATACTCTTACCGAGATACACATTTTGGCAGACAATAGTGTGCAACTCGGTGTAAGGGATTATGATTATTCTATCGAATTTGGAAAACTCAAAGAGATAGATAAAAAAATACAAAACTATAAAGCGTTTGTACATCATGCCCAGCAGGACTCGTTGATACAAACCTATAAAAATGTCAATTTAAGATTTACAGAACAAGTAATTTGTGCAAAACATACCAAAGATGAATAG
- the murD gene encoding UDP-N-acetylmuramoyl-L-alanine--D-glutamate ligase gives MKKLIILGGGESGVGTAILGKKQGWEVFLSDKGKIAPKYQEILNQYTIEWEELQHTEARILQADCIVKSPGIPDKVALIQQAKEKGIEIISEIEFAYRYTDSEIIAITGSNGKTTTTSLAFYVLKELGLDVEVGGNIGFSFAQLVANQSAKNYVLELSSFQLDGITSFRPHIAVITNISPDHLDRYDYKYENYIEAKFRITKNQTEEDFLIYDADDEAIENWMNQNEIKAQKVPFSITKTFTGNGAYLENQNIIIQMEGIKNTIAVEELSIKGSHNVKNAMSVALIAQMKNIRKQTIKDSLCRFEGVEHRLEKVAKIEKVQYINDSKATNVNAAYFALESVKTPIVWIVGGVDKGNDYDELMNFVKQKVKAIVCLGTDNKKIKNAFQSVVPVLVETNNMKDAVVKSRQLATEGDTVLLSPACASFDLFENYEDRGRQFKEEVLGM, from the coding sequence ATGAAAAAATTAATCATACTTGGAGGAGGCGAAAGCGGCGTAGGTACAGCAATACTTGGCAAGAAACAAGGCTGGGAAGTCTTTCTTTCAGACAAGGGGAAAATCGCACCAAAGTACCAAGAAATCCTTAATCAGTACACTATAGAATGGGAAGAATTGCAACATACGGAAGCGCGTATTCTTCAAGCCGATTGCATTGTGAAAAGTCCTGGTATTCCCGATAAGGTTGCATTGATTCAACAAGCGAAAGAAAAGGGAATTGAAATCATTTCCGAAATAGAATTTGCGTATCGATATACCGACAGCGAAATCATTGCAATTACAGGAAGCAACGGTAAAACGACTACTACAAGTCTGGCTTTTTATGTGTTGAAAGAATTGGGGTTAGATGTCGAAGTAGGAGGAAATATCGGATTCAGTTTTGCTCAGTTGGTTGCCAATCAATCAGCAAAAAACTATGTATTGGAATTGAGTAGTTTTCAATTAGATGGAATCACTAGTTTTAGACCACATATTGCTGTGATTACCAATATTAGTCCCGATCACCTAGACCGATACGATTACAAGTATGAAAATTATATAGAAGCAAAATTTAGAATTACAAAAAATCAAACCGAAGAAGACTTTTTGATTTATGATGCAGATGACGAAGCCATAGAAAATTGGATGAATCAAAATGAAATCAAAGCCCAAAAAGTACCTTTTTCAATTACAAAAACATTTACCGGAAACGGAGCCTATTTAGAAAACCAAAACATCATCATACAAATGGAAGGAATAAAAAACACAATCGCAGTAGAAGAATTGTCTATCAAAGGAAGTCATAATGTAAAAAATGCTATGTCTGTAGCATTGATTGCCCAAATGAAAAACATCAGAAAGCAAACCATTAAAGACAGTTTGTGCCGTTTTGAAGGAGTAGAGCATCGTTTGGAAAAAGTGGCTAAAATTGAAAAAGTACAATACATCAACGATTCGAAAGCTACAAATGTAAATGCTGCGTATTTTGCATTGGAAAGTGTAAAAACTCCAATTGTGTGGATTGTAGGTGGTGTGGACAAAGGAAATGACTACGACGAATTGATGAATTTCGTAAAACAAAAAGTAAAAGCCATCGTTTGTTTGGGTACAGACAATAAAAAAATCAAAAATGCATTTCAGTCTGTAGTGCCTGTGCTGGTAGAAACCAATAATATGAAAGATGCAGTAGTAAAATCAAGACAATTGGCAACGGAAGGAGATACAGTATTGTTGTCGCCAGCATGTGCAAGTTTTGATTTATTTGAAAATTACGAAGACAGAGGAAGACAGTTTAAAGAAGAAGTTTTGGGCATGTAA
- a CDS encoding DUF389 domain-containing protein: MAQNTKTLFIQIKDFLFELMNIQDGTDKNATIESIKSDIYLKGHTSWILICAIVIASLGLNANSPAVIIGAMLISPLMGPILGIALSLAMNDLDLLRKAMKNFAIMVSLSVFSAFVFFYLFPLSNTSSELLARTSPDIRDVLIAFFGGLALVIARAKRGTMASVIFGVAIATALMPPLCTVGFFLSKADFKFAFSALYLFFINTFFIALATFIILRFIKVPMVVYANSSRRKKISKIIYFCSTLMIVPAGYTFYGVWKESKFISDANLFIDNTITTYQFDGKGYFLKDFSKIDYNKGKSYIELVFFGDVFISPEIEKSWNLQKQKYNYLKNTELRILSGNQNLQDQSVYVTELYNTSKEQLVTTQGQIKLLQERLENLNKYTKEATKFEQIVKEISTRNDWIASVSFANELRSTFDKTDTIPVFRFQWKENVKDEIKKKEKENIEKWLKVRLEIDTLEVKTYER; the protein is encoded by the coding sequence ATGGCTCAAAATACTAAAACACTCTTTATTCAGATAAAAGATTTTTTATTTGAATTAATGAATATTCAAGACGGAACGGATAAAAATGCCACAATAGAAAGCATTAAATCAGACATATATCTCAAAGGGCATACATCATGGATTTTGATATGTGCAATAGTGATCGCGTCTTTAGGATTGAATGCAAATTCTCCTGCTGTAATTATAGGGGCGATGCTTATTTCTCCTTTGATGGGACCTATTTTAGGAATAGCACTCTCATTAGCCATGAATGACTTGGATTTGTTAAGGAAGGCTATGAAAAACTTTGCTATTATGGTTTCTTTGAGTGTTTTCTCAGCATTTGTGTTTTTTTATCTTTTTCCATTGTCCAATACATCTTCAGAACTTTTAGCACGTACATCACCAGATATTCGTGATGTTTTGATTGCTTTTTTTGGAGGTTTGGCTTTAGTAATCGCAAGAGCCAAGAGAGGAACTATGGCTAGTGTGATTTTTGGTGTAGCTATAGCAACGGCCTTGATGCCTCCTCTATGTACGGTAGGTTTTTTCTTGTCGAAAGCAGATTTTAAATTTGCTTTTAGTGCCTTATATTTGTTTTTTATAAATACATTTTTCATAGCATTAGCAACCTTTATAATACTACGTTTTATAAAAGTACCTATGGTTGTTTATGCCAATTCGTCAAGAAGAAAAAAAATCTCTAAAATCATTTACTTTTGTTCAACCTTGATGATTGTTCCAGCAGGATATACCTTTTATGGAGTATGGAAAGAATCAAAATTTATATCAGACGCCAATTTATTTATAGACAACACTATTACAACTTATCAATTTGATGGAAAAGGATATTTTTTAAAAGACTTTTCTAAAATAGATTATAATAAAGGAAAATCTTATATAGAATTAGTTTTTTTTGGAGACGTTTTTATTTCTCCTGAAATCGAAAAAAGTTGGAATCTTCAAAAACAAAAATACAATTATTTGAAAAATACAGAATTACGAATTTTAAGTGGTAATCAAAATTTACAAGATCAAAGTGTTTATGTAACAGAACTATACAATACAAGTAAAGAACAACTTGTTACAACACAAGGGCAAATAAAACTATTACAAGAGCGATTGGAAAACTTAAATAAATATACAAAAGAAGCAACCAAATTTGAACAAATAGTAAAAGAAATTTCCACAAGAAACGATTGGATTGCTTCCGTATCTTTTGCAAATGAGTTGAGAAGTACGTTTGATAAAACAGATACTATCCCAGTATTTCGTTTTCAATGGAAAGAGAACGTAAAAGATGAAATAAAAAAGAAAGAAAAAGAAAATATAGAGAAATGGTTAAAAGTACGATTGGAAATAGACACTCTTGAAGTAAAAACATATGAAAGATAA
- a CDS encoding BRO family protein, with protein sequence MSCPKKIGQLKMQSSDGKYYKTDVADNEQILRLIQSIPSKKAEPFKLWLAQVVSERIDEMQDSEI encoded by the coding sequence GTGAGTTGTCCGAAAAAAATCGGACAACTGAAAATGCAATCTTCGGATGGGAAATATTATAAAACAGATGTAGCTGATAATGAGCAGATTTTACGATTGATTCAGTCGATTCCTTCCAAAAAAGCGGAACCTTTTAAATTATGGTTAGCACAAGTAGTCAGTGAGCGAATAGATGAAATGCAAGACTCTGAAATTTAG
- the ftsA gene encoding cell division protein FtsA encodes MNRENIAVGLDIGTTKIVAMVGKKNEYGKLEILGLGNAKSDGVQRGVVHNITKTIQSIQKAVEEAEQESGIKINEVVVGIAGQHIRSMQHSEYIIRQDPDSVISEEDIELLINQVKKLGMLPGEEIIHVLPQEFKIDDEIGVKEPIGMYGRRLEANFHVVVGQSASIRNAGRCVKDAGLELAGLTLEPLASANAVLSEEEKEAGVALVDIGGGTTDLAIFKDGIIRHTYVIPFGGNVITEDIKEGCSIIERNAEVLKVKFGSAWPGECRDQDVISIPGLRGHDPKEISMKNLSKIINARVTEIIEMVFEQIRQYGYDNPQKKLIAGIVLTGGGSELKHIKQLVEYITGIDTRIGYPNEHVAGESAERISRPLYATSVGLTMESEMMLRKNKIRGAEKNQPEEDLKPLEVIDEGQPTQETNKKTTKQNLGKTENVVMRSFNNFFTKFKNFIDSGEDY; translated from the coding sequence ATGAATAGAGAAAATATCGCAGTAGGATTAGATATCGGTACCACCAAGATTGTTGCAATGGTGGGAAAGAAAAACGAATATGGAAAACTGGAAATACTCGGTCTGGGTAACGCCAAAAGCGACGGTGTACAGAGAGGAGTAGTTCACAATATCACCAAAACGATTCAATCTATTCAGAAAGCTGTTGAAGAAGCTGAGCAAGAAAGCGGAATAAAGATCAACGAAGTGGTGGTAGGTATTGCAGGACAGCACATTCGCAGTATGCAGCACAGCGAATACATCATCAGACAAGACCCTGATAGTGTGATTTCGGAAGAAGATATCGAATTGCTAATCAATCAGGTGAAAAAATTAGGTATGTTGCCTGGTGAAGAAATTATACATGTTTTGCCACAAGAATTCAAAATCGATGACGAAATCGGTGTGAAAGAGCCAATCGGTATGTACGGTCGCAGATTGGAGGCAAATTTTCATGTGGTGGTAGGTCAGTCGGCATCGATTCGCAATGCAGGGCGTTGTGTAAAAGATGCAGGTTTGGAATTGGCAGGATTGACACTCGAACCTTTGGCGTCTGCAAATGCCGTTTTGAGTGAAGAAGAAAAAGAAGCTGGAGTAGCCTTGGTTGATATCGGAGGTGGAACTACAGATTTGGCAATTTTCAAAGACGGAATTATTAGACATACTTATGTGATTCCATTTGGAGGAAATGTGATTACAGAAGATATCAAAGAAGGTTGTAGCATTATTGAAAGAAATGCCGAAGTGTTGAAAGTGAAATTTGGATCGGCTTGGCCAGGCGAATGTAGAGATCAAGATGTGATTTCCATTCCAGGGTTGAGAGGACATGATCCAAAGGAAATTTCTATGAAAAACCTTTCGAAAATCATTAACGCTCGTGTAACAGAAATCATCGAAATGGTATTCGAACAAATCAGACAATATGGATACGACAATCCACAGAAAAAATTAATTGCAGGTATCGTATTGACAGGAGGTGGTTCGGAATTGAAACATATCAAACAATTGGTAGAATACATCACGGGAATCGACACGAGAATTGGTTATCCAAACGAGCATGTGGCAGGAGAATCAGCAGAGAGAATTTCACGACCATTGTATGCTACATCAGTAGGACTGACTATGGAAAGTGAAATGATGTTGAGAAAAAACAAAATCAGAGGGGCTGAAAAAAATCAACCTGAAGAAGATTTGAAACCTTTGGAAGTCATCGACGAAGGACAACCAACCCAAGAAACCAATAAAAAAACAACAAAACAAAATCTTGGAAAAACAGAAAATGTTGTCATGAGATCGTTCAACAACTTTTTTACTAAATTCAAGAATTTTATAGATAGCGGAGAAGATTATTAA
- the murC gene encoding UDP-N-acetylmuramate--L-alanine ligase: MNLQQVKNVFFIGIGGIGMSAIARYFMQLGKNVSGYDKTPTHLTNELQQEGISITFKDTLESIADEFLNKEETLIVITPAIPKDHQQWNFFQQNGFTIKKRAEVLGMITAQSFSLAVAGTHGKTTTSSMLAHIMYDNQTEVTAFLGGVLENYQTNLIGKGTEITVVEADEFDRSFMHLHPNIACVISTDADHLDIYHTTDAIKSTFQDFADKITDTENLFVAENTQLKAGVKVGFSDQADIQIKNVRVVEGAIVFDIQYPNLLIENVSLLMPGNHNILNATLAFAMAHKYGLSAEQIKKSLATFTGVRRRFSYKVKEDNKVYIDDYAHHPTEINAVSQAVKQLYGDKKVLAIFQPHLFSRTRDFMDGFAESLSSFDEIGLMEIYPARELPIEGVTSSVLLGKIKNPNKKLVQKDEIFSYIESKDFDVLVTIGAGDIGEMVEEIAKKVKQK, translated from the coding sequence ATGAACCTACAACAAGTAAAAAATGTATTTTTCATAGGAATCGGTGGTATTGGTATGAGTGCCATTGCTCGATACTTTATGCAATTGGGCAAAAATGTTTCGGGTTATGACAAAACGCCTACACATTTGACCAACGAATTGCAACAGGAAGGCATTTCTATTACATTCAAAGATACTTTAGAAAGTATAGCTGACGAATTTTTAAACAAAGAAGAAACGCTGATTGTCATTACCCCAGCGATTCCAAAAGATCATCAACAATGGAATTTTTTCCAACAAAATGGTTTCACAATCAAAAAGAGAGCTGAGGTGTTGGGAATGATTACCGCACAATCGTTTAGTTTGGCTGTTGCTGGTACGCATGGAAAAACGACCACTTCGAGTATGTTGGCTCATATAATGTACGACAATCAGACGGAAGTTACTGCGTTTTTGGGCGGAGTGTTGGAAAACTATCAAACTAATCTCATCGGCAAAGGAACTGAAATTACGGTAGTCGAAGCAGACGAATTTGACCGTTCGTTTATGCATTTACATCCCAATATTGCCTGTGTGATTTCTACCGATGCAGACCATTTGGATATTTATCATACAACCGATGCAATCAAATCTACTTTTCAAGATTTCGCAGATAAAATCACAGATACAGAAAACTTGTTTGTAGCAGAAAATACTCAGTTGAAAGCAGGTGTGAAAGTAGGATTTTCCGACCAAGCCGATATACAGATAAAAAATGTAAGAGTGGTAGAAGGAGCGATTGTTTTTGATATTCAATATCCAAATCTATTGATTGAAAATGTATCACTTTTGATGCCAGGAAATCACAACATTCTCAATGCAACATTGGCTTTTGCAATGGCTCATAAATACGGATTGTCGGCAGAGCAAATCAAAAAGTCATTGGCAACATTTACAGGTGTAAGAAGGAGATTTTCGTACAAGGTAAAAGAAGACAATAAAGTTTATATCGATGATTATGCCCATCACCCTACGGAAATCAATGCCGTGTCTCAAGCGGTAAAACAATTGTATGGAGATAAAAAAGTATTGGCAATTTTTCAACCGCATTTATTTTCTCGTACCAGAGATTTTATGGACGGATTTGCAGAAAGTTTGTCATCGTTTGACGAAATAGGCTTGATGGAAATTTATCCTGCAAGAGAATTGCCAATAGAGGGAGTCACATCAAGCGTATTGTTGGGAAAAATAAAAAATCCTAACAAAAAATTAGTACAAAAAGACGAAATTTTTTCATATATAGAAAGCAAGGACTTTGATGTGTTGGTAACCATTGGAGCAGGAGATATAGGTGAAATGGTAGAAGAAATCGCTAAAAAAGTAAAACAAAAATGA
- a CDS encoding winged helix-turn-helix transcriptional regulator: protein MHIRYDLVNSESGTVNLENDSLLLLIQENQNITIQQLGESLNLSIRTINRRIKKTKRRRCFRKNWQ, encoded by the coding sequence ATGCATATTCGTTATGACCTTGTAAATTCAGAAAGTGGCACTGTAAATTTAGAAAACGATTCTTTATTATTATTGATTCAAGAAAATCAAAATATTACAATACAACAATTAGGCGAGTCGTTGAATTTAAGTATTCGAACAATTAATAGAAGGATTAAAAAAACTAAAAGAAGAAGGTGTTTTAGAAAGAATTGGCAGTGA